ACATGTGTTCAACCATAATCAACATTCTCCTTTTTATCTTTAAAAGATGATTTATTTATTCGATAGGGCGAAGTAAGACTTTAATACCTTCGCCGCCTTTAATGTGATTGTAACCTTCATCCCACTCGGTAATATCAAGTTCAGCTGTAACGAGTGCTTCTGCGTCTACTTGTCCTGAGCTCATTAATTGTAATGATGGTTCCCAATCAGCAGGTTTCTGACTTCTGCTTCCGACTACTCTAATTTCTTTTTGAACGATTTTTTCTAAATCAAATGGAATTTCAGCGTCTTTAAAAATACCAACTTGAACGTAATTTCCCTTTTTACGCAATAAATCGAGTCCTTGTTTAGCAGCAGGTACAGCGCCTGAACATTCTAATACGACATCTGCACCATAACCATTTGTAATATGATTTACGTATTCTTTTAAATCTGTATGTTGAATATTCACTACATGATCTAAATTAAGTTCTTCAGCTTTATCTAAACGTGCTTTATCATTATCTAATCCAGTAATAACGACTTTGCCACCTTTACTTTTAACGACTTGCGCTACAAGTAAGCCGATAGGGCCGGGACCCATTACAACAACAATATCATCTTGTTGTATTTCAATTTTAGATACTGCATGGTGTGCACACGCTAACGGTTCAGTCATAGAAGCTGCTTTATAAGATACGTTATCTGGTAATTTATGAACACTTGCAGCTCTTGCAACAAGGTATTGCGTGAAACCGCCATTTTGTTGTGTACCTAAACCTTTACGATGGTTACATAAGTTATAATCACCCGTTTGGCAATATTCACATTCACCGCAAATATAATAAGTTGTTTCAGAAGTCACACGGTCACCAACTTCAAAATCTTGAACGTTCTCTCCAACTGTTACGATTTCACCGGAGAATTCATGACCGAGTGTTACTGGAAAGTTTACGTTGTAATGACCTTCATACGTGTGAACATCTGTGCCACAAATACCAGCGTAATGAACTTTTATTTTGACTTCGTTTTTTCCTGGTTCTGGAATATCTCTATCTAATATTTCTAAGTTGCCAAATCCTGGTGCTGTTTTGACTAATGCTTTCATGTAATGTCATCCCCTTAATGTTAGTTGAACAAATCAAAGAACTTGAAGATAATATAGTTTAAGATGTTACCACCTTGGTCAAGACTTGAGATTTGTGATGATCCTGATGGCATTTTAACGCTTGTACCGTCAGCCATACTTGTGAAAATAGGTGCTACATCAGTTGCGATGTATAGTGAAATAGCGATCATAACTGTACCTACGATAACAGAATGAATGATGTTACCACGCGCTGCACCAACGATGAATGCTACAATAAATGGAATTGTTGCTAAGTCACCGAAAGGCAATACTTGGTTACCAGGTAAAATAACAGCTAATAACACTGTGATTGGAACTAAAATCAAAGCAGTTGAGATAACTGCTGGATGTCCTAAAGCTACAGCAGCATCTAAGCCGATATAAATTTCACGGTCACCAAAACGCTTGTTTAACCAAGTACGTGCGGATTCAGATACAGGCATTAAACCTTCCATAAGAATCTTAACCATACGAGGCATTAATACCATTACAGCTGCCATAGACATACCTAAGTTAATAACATCTCCAACATTGTACCCAGCTAATAAACCGATAGCTAAACCGAGGACAAGGCCTACGAAGATGGATTCACCGAAAGCACCGAATCTTTTTTGAATTGTTTCTGGATCTGCATTTAATTTGTTAATGCCAGGAATTTTTTGAAGTCCTTTAACTAAGAAAATACCTGGGACATAAGAAATTGTACTACCAGTTGCGATTGATACACCTGGTAAATCATAGAACTCACTCATCATTGGAGCAGTCCAGTCAGCTACTTTTAAGCAGACGATTTGGAATAATACAGCAGCAACAAGTGACTGCCAAATACTACCAGAAATTGCATAAACCATAGCACCACAGAATGTATAGTGCCAGAAGTTCCAAATATCAACGTTCATCGTTCTCGTCGTCTTAGTTAATAACATAATGACATTGATAACGATACCTAATGGAATAATGAATGCTGCTATTACTGAGGCCCATGCAATAGAAGACGTTGCAGGCCAACCTACATCAATAACATTTAAGCTAACGCCTAAGTTTTTAACCATTGCTTGTGCAGCTGGTCCTAAGTTGTTAACAAGTAAATCAATTACTAAGAAAATACCTACGAAGGCAACACCAATTGTTAAACCAGATCTAAATGCTGCTCCGACTTTTTGTCTGAAGAATATCCCTAATAAGAATATGACAATCGGTAAAATAACCGTTGCACCTAAATCAAGAAATGCTTGAATAAAATTTACGAAACCATTCATTCCCTACACCATCCTCTTTTTTAGAAGAATGAGGATGAAATATTATTGTTATTTCAACCTCATGCTAGTTTTTAAATTTAATTATTTTAACTTTGTAATACGTCTAATATTTCTTTTTTCGTATCTTCAATACCGATACCAGTTAAGAAGTTACGTGCGTTAATTACTGGGAAATCATATTTTTTTTGAGTCATTGCTGTTGTAACTAATAAGTCAGCCGTATCAACGTAAGGACCAACTTCAGTGATTTTAATTTGTTTTAAATCTACTTTAATATTGTGTTCTTTAGCCATTTCTTCAATTGCGTTATTTACCACTGTTGACGTTGCGATTCCTGCTCCACATGCTACTAATACTTGTTTCATAATTATTTCCTCCTAATTTGAGTCGATGTTTTCACCGGACTCTTCCATTTATATTTTTTATGCTTCACTTAATTCTTTGTCTATTGCATCTACAATTGTTTGTTTATCTTGTGCGTTGGCGATTAATGAAAGTAATTGATCATTTTGGAAAATACCCATTAATTTTTGTAATAGTGAAAGTTGTGCATCTTCTTTATCCATTGCTAACATGAAAATTAATTTAACATCAGTTGTTTCTTCTAACTCTCCCATGATGACAAATGGAACTGTTTCCTTTAAAACTGCAATACCAATTGATTTTGATTGGACATGTTGTATATCGGTATGCGGGATTGCTACTGAGCAATATACAGTTGGTAAACCAGTTGCAAATGAACTTTCTCTTTCTATGACAGCATCTTTGTAAGTCTCTTTAACGTAACCATTTTGATACATGACATCGGCTAACTTACTCAATGCTTCCACATTTGTCGCAGCCTCTACATCAAGAATGACGTTCGAGACATCGATTTTTAAATCTTGCATGTTATGCAACCCCTTTGATTTAATCTATTTTTGAAAAGTGTTGAATCATTTCGAAAACATCCTTTTTTGAATCTGTATTAACCATTTGTTTAATAACTGCTTGATCTTGAGACATATCTCTCAATTGGAGTAGAGGTCGCAAATGCTTAAATTTATCAGTTGCAGCTATGACGACGAAAATATGCACCTTTAATCCTGTACTTAACTCAAGCGGTTGTTCTAATATCAACATGCTCATAGATGTTCTATGAACAACTTGTTCTCCGTCAGCATGAGGAATGGCAATGTTTTGGTTAATTACCATATAAGTATCATCGAAAGCTTCATGCATTTTTTCTATATATTGAGCATCAATATACTTCATTTTGACGAGTGGGTCGGCTGTTAAGCGGATGGCTTCATGTATATCGGCGACACTATGAACAAAGTTAATGTGATTGATCGGCAACAAATCTTGTAAGTTTAAAGTACTATTGATGGATAATGTCGATGCTTTCACGGATGAATAAGCATGTGTATCTTCAAATTGTTCTTTAACCTTTTTAGAAAGTTCCGTTTCATCATGAATTGTTGCGTGTTCTCTTATAATTGACATCATTTTTTCAACTTGTATTTCAGTTTCTACCGTGTTGTTTAATTGACCAAATACGTGCTGACGTAATTCGTGTTTTTCTTGAGCCGTTAATATCGTTTTAGTAATGTATAATCTTTTATTCGTCATGATATGCATTGGTGAAAAGACAATGTCAAAATCTAACTCGTACTGATTGAAATCACGTAACGATAATGCATCTAGAAAAATGAATTCTGGAAATACACTGCGTAGTTCTTGTAACATCAGCTGTGAAATGGAAGTACCTTGCGTACAAACGACAACTGCTTTAACTTTTTGCTCGATTTCTTCATCTTGCCTTCTTAAACTGCCTCCAATTAAT
This portion of the Mammaliicoccus vitulinus genome encodes:
- a CDS encoding zinc-binding dehydrogenase, which gives rise to MKALVKTAPGFGNLEILDRDIPEPGKNEVKIKVHYAGICGTDVHTYEGHYNVNFPVTLGHEFSGEIVTVGENVQDFEVGDRVTSETTYYICGECEYCQTGDYNLCNHRKGLGTQQNGGFTQYLVARAASVHKLPDNVSYKAASMTEPLACAHHAVSKIEIQQDDIVVVMGPGPIGLLVAQVVKSKGGKVVITGLDNDKARLDKAEELNLDHVVNIQHTDLKEYVNHITNGYGADVVLECSGAVPAAKQGLDLLRKKGNYVQVGIFKDAEIPFDLEKIVQKEIRVVGSRSQKPADWEPSLQLMSSGQVDAEALVTAELDITEWDEGYNHIKGGEGIKVLLRPIE
- a CDS encoding PTS galactitol transporter subunit IIC is translated as MNGFVNFIQAFLDLGATVILPIVIFLLGIFFRQKVGAAFRSGLTIGVAFVGIFLVIDLLVNNLGPAAQAMVKNLGVSLNVIDVGWPATSSIAWASVIAAFIIPLGIVINVIMLLTKTTRTMNVDIWNFWHYTFCGAMVYAISGSIWQSLVAAVLFQIVCLKVADWTAPMMSEFYDLPGVSIATGSTISYVPGIFLVKGLQKIPGINKLNADPETIQKRFGAFGESIFVGLVLGLAIGLLAGYNVGDVINLGMSMAAVMVLMPRMVKILMEGLMPVSESARTWLNKRFGDREIYIGLDAAVALGHPAVISTALILVPITVLLAVILPGNQVLPFGDLATIPFIVAFIVGAARGNIIHSVIVGTVMIAISLYIATDVAPIFTSMADGTSVKMPSGSSQISSLDQGGNILNYIIFKFFDLFN
- a CDS encoding PTS sugar transporter subunit IIB, which codes for MKQVLVACGAGIATSTVVNNAIEEMAKEHNIKVDLKQIKITEVGPYVDTADLLVTTAMTQKKYDFPVINARNFLTGIGIEDTKKEILDVLQS
- a CDS encoding PTS sugar transporter subunit IIA, which produces MQDLKIDVSNVILDVEAATNVEALSKLADVMYQNGYVKETYKDAVIERESSFATGLPTVYCSVAIPHTDIQHVQSKSIGIAVLKETVPFVIMGELEETTDVKLIFMLAMDKEDAQLSLLQKLMGIFQNDQLLSLIANAQDKQTIVDAIDKELSEA